The Gemmatimonadales bacterium genome segment GGTCTTCCGCGAATTCAAGGCGTGCTTCGGCCGGCTCGACTATTTCGTGGCCAACGCCGGCGTCTGGCCGGTGGCGGATGTGGCCCTCCGCGACATGGACGACGCGCGGTGGCGGTCGGTGCTCGGCGCGAATCTCGACGCCGTGTTCCTTACCACCCGCGCCGCGCTCCGCCTCATGGGGCCGGGGGGCCGCGTCGTCCTGGTGGGCAGCACGGCGGGTCAGCGGGGCGAGGGGTTCCATGCGGACTACGCCGCGAGCAAGGGGGCGCTGATTTCCCTGACCAAGTCGCTTGCCATCGAATGTGCGCCGGGCATTACCGTGAATTGTGTCGCGCCGGGTTGGGTCGACACCGAGATGGCCGCGGAGCCGTACGCCGAAGGTGGCCGGGCGCGCATCGAGCGGGGGATTCCGATCGGTCGGGTCGCCAGCGCCGACGACATCGCCGGTCCCATCGCCTTCCTCCTCAGCGATCTTGCGCGGCACATCACCGGCGAGGTGCTGAACGTGAACGGCGGGAGCGTGTTGTGCGGGTGAGGCTGGCGGCCGCGTGATTCACCTGATCTTTACCGGTGGGACGATCTCGATGCGGCAGTCCGCCGAGGCCGGCGGAGCGGTGCCGGCGCTCGACGGCGCGGCGCTCGTGAGCCTGGCACCCGAGCTGGCCGCCGCCGGGCCTCTCGCGGTGGACGACTGGGGGCGCTTCCCTGCATCGCACATGGGGCTCGACCGGCTCTGGGCACTGCGGAACCGCGTCGCCGAGGTCGCGGCCTCGGGCACGGCGCGAGGCATCGTGGTGACCCACGGCACCGACACCCTGGAGGAAACCGCCTACCTGCTGGCCCGCACCATTGACCCG includes the following:
- a CDS encoding SDR family NAD(P)-dependent oxidoreductase, with the protein product MTEALQFPPGTVALVTGGSRGIGRATALLLARLGADVGVTWHTRKADADAVTREIRAMGRKAFSAGGDLADPDVVERVFREFKACFGRLDYFVANAGVWPVADVALRDMDDARWRSVLGANLDAVFLTTRAALRLMGPGGRVVLVGSTAGQRGEGFHADYAASKGALISLTKSLAIECAPGITVNCVAPGWVDTEMAAEPYAEGGRARIERGIPIGRVASADDIAGPIAFLLSDLARHITGEVLNVNGGSVLCG